In a genomic window of Occallatibacter riparius:
- a CDS encoding ABC transporter permease: protein MQLIEAFKLALQSLWANKMRSILTLIGVIMGVASVIMVITMVQGANRYVSTKLSGYGADVFTITRMSSVIFTPEEYFKFQKRKIVRMEDYQAIREGCTECSEVGALLNKSTNVVANGKSSNNTGVRGYTWTMLSLNNVDIALGRGFTPADDEHATKDVIVGYDIVDNLLPDGDPIGKEIRVDGIPYTIIGVGDRQGKTLGQSQDNWVAIPITTYQQIYGYNDSVDIYARANGDAQVMERAKDQARVIMRARRHNAPGQPDDFEIETNDTFLDIWKQISSLFAAVVLGLASIALVVGGVVIMNIMLVSVTERTREIGVRKALGAKQRDVLLQFLIESGFLALIGGAFGVLGGILVGKIITVVIGFPTAVPLWAIFLGLFLATSVGIFFGVYPASKAAKLDPVVALRAEM, encoded by the coding sequence ATGCAACTGATTGAGGCCTTCAAACTCGCGCTGCAGTCTCTCTGGGCCAACAAGATGCGGTCCATCCTCACGCTCATCGGCGTCATCATGGGCGTGGCCTCGGTCATCATGGTCATCACAATGGTGCAGGGCGCCAACCGCTACGTGAGCACCAAGCTTTCAGGCTACGGTGCCGACGTGTTCACCATCACTCGCATGTCGAGCGTGATCTTCACCCCGGAGGAGTACTTCAAGTTCCAGAAGCGCAAGATCGTGCGCATGGAGGATTACCAGGCCATCCGCGAGGGCTGCACCGAATGCAGCGAGGTCGGCGCCCTCCTGAACAAGTCCACCAACGTGGTCGCCAACGGGAAGTCCAGCAACAACACTGGCGTGCGCGGCTACACCTGGACCATGCTGTCGCTGAATAACGTCGACATCGCGCTGGGCCGCGGCTTTACGCCGGCCGACGACGAACACGCCACCAAAGACGTGATCGTCGGCTACGACATCGTCGACAACCTGCTGCCCGACGGCGATCCCATCGGCAAGGAGATCCGCGTAGACGGCATTCCCTACACCATCATCGGCGTGGGCGATCGCCAGGGCAAAACGCTAGGCCAGTCGCAGGACAACTGGGTTGCCATCCCCATCACCACCTATCAGCAGATCTACGGCTACAACGACTCCGTGGACATTTACGCGCGCGCCAACGGCGACGCCCAGGTGATGGAACGCGCCAAGGATCAGGCTCGCGTGATCATGCGTGCCCGCCGCCACAACGCGCCCGGCCAGCCCGACGACTTCGAAATCGAAACCAACGACACCTTCCTCGATATCTGGAAGCAGATCAGCTCGCTCTTCGCCGCGGTCGTGCTCGGCCTCGCGTCCATCGCGTTGGTGGTCGGTGGTGTCGTCATCATGAACATCATGCTGGTTAGCGTTACGGAGCGCACCCGCGAAATCGGCGTACGCAAAGCGCTCGGCGCCAAGCAGCGCGACGTGCTGCTGCAGTTCTTAATCGAAAGCGGATTCCTCGCCCTGATCGGCGGCGCATTCGGCGTCCTCGGCGGAATCCTGGTAGGCAAAATCATCACCGTCGTCATCGGATTCCCCACCGCCGTTCCCCTCTGGGCCATCTTCCTCGGACTGTTCCTGGCCACCAGCGTGGGAATCTTCTTCGGCGTTTACCCGGCAAGCAAAGCCGCAAAATTGGATCCGGTCGTCGCGCTTCGCGCGGAAATGTAG